A genomic segment from Aegilops tauschii subsp. strangulata cultivar AL8/78 chromosome 1, Aet v6.0, whole genome shotgun sequence encodes:
- the LOC109758433 gene encoding peptide methionine sulfoxide reductase A1 yields MPPLLTSPASLSSSPLRLASHLGGAALRPTSHHHRRFLAPAPQTAARGPTTSGGFAAMSWLGKLGLGGGGSPRASEASAALAQGPDEDKPAPGSEFAQFGAGCFWGVELVFQRVPGVTRTEVGYSQGAFHDPTYEDVCTGATGHNEVVRVQYDPAACKYDDLLDTFWARHDPTTPNRQGGDVGTQYRSGIYYYTSEQEKAALESMEKQQKAQNRKIVTEILPAKRFYRAEEYHQQYLAKGGRFGFKQSTEKGCNDPIRCYG; encoded by the exons ATGCCTCCCCTCCTCACCTCCcccgcctccctctcctcctcccccctccgcCTCGCCTCCCACCTCGGCGGCGCCGCCCTCCGTCCTACCTCCCACCACCACCGTCGGTTCCTCGCCCCCGCTCCCCAAACCGCGGCGCGGGGCCCCACCACCAGCGGCGGGTTCGCGGCGATGAGCTGGCTCGGGAAGCTGGGGCTGGGGGGCGGGGGAAGCCCGCGCGCGTCGGAGGCGTCGGCGGCGCTGGCGCAGGGGCCCGACGAGGACAAGCCGGCGCCCGGGAGCGAGTTCGCCCAGTTCGGGGCCGGCTGCTTCTGGGGCGTGGAGCTGGTGTTCCAGCGCGTGCCCGGGGTCACCCGCACCGAGGTCGGCTACAGCCAGGGCGCCTTCCACGACCCCACCTACGAGGACGTCTGCACCGGCGCCACCGGCCACAACGAGGTCGTCCGCGTCCAGTACGACCCCGCCGCCTGCAAGTACGACGACCTCCTCGACACCTTCTGGGCGCGCCACGACCCGACCACGCCCAATCGCCAG GGGGGCGACGTCGGAACCCAGTACAGGTCAGGGATCTACTACTACACATCGGAGCAGGAGAAGGCGGCGCTCGAGTCTATGGAGAAGCAGCAGAAGGCTCAGAACCGGAAGATAGTCACTGAGATCCTCCCGGCGAAGAGGTTCTACAGGGCGGAGGAGTACCACCAGCAGTACCTTGCGAAGGGCGGTCGCTTTGGCTTCAAACAGTCCACGGAGAAGGGCTGCAACGACCCCATCCGCTGCTATGGATGA
- the LOC109758425 gene encoding uncharacterized protein, with amino-acid sequence MDPAAAGAGSWDTELAWHLLTVLLRIGRPAAAAELAAVASTSAAGAMTPQHVERLCHAPGSPLRSSGGTVTVSGTAVVAFLRFLGWDVPAVPRARLRPSDLRSWCAEMPIKYERKRKAPDADRFGVKRRLLMEADADFVELEQQLPIVPSCSSVAAGEVHLEVMQDRLPLVSNIAKIGTPCLQPKLNQSLGVSNDNLLGNMTSTLTWKELSVRPFSDIPSLCAEKSENIHAAVNEISRIGELEGALSYYNCRVEDSEDLEKKSSPLPMIVEVPLVGDTKIWLDEDLNLFHTRPCSPSLNCDTQLVDSIVRTSVMPDQAAVQNDSPNAGQGEEIPSCGQDANTGVFQSATCTKAEPLLQEPIHEMNKSSCQPSLGTKVDPAALPLEATSHDCINNGKLNVVAENIDSTYLKDREQLHKKVGTIFPKKEQDRKMVKQREKRKKNDALRKEDKDQLAENAQKGHAEPKPLPSFKDFVVEEEEGSGGYGIVYRARRSADGKVFAIKCPREKAHSHHVDNERKMLERFGGKSFVIRYEGSFRSGELDCFVLEHVKHDRPEILKREINVFELQWYGYCLFKALSSLHKQGIVHRDVKPGNFLFSRDQTKGYLVDFNLASDLHHKFLKNSKSETMSCGKDTASQSSLKSALVIHAKEAAADSKQPLGPKRKRSNKIPVGSDPRIDNKSRHGSQAADGSGVTSAKDPTSAKTPLDRLKQPMPYRGRKELMSFLQEAMDSPKQNIPAAPVSQRKRVAAPVGSVDRKLFVLTPMPLRCDGNAVAGSGTINSKGNGKQRREGPCVGTKGFRAPEVLLRSSHQSCKVDVWSAGVTLLYFIIGKAPFGGDPEQNMKEIAKIRGNEELWEVAKLHNCESSYPQELFDVKLQQSVDLREWCVANARRPELLEQVPDSLFDLVDKCLAVNPRCRITSEDALSHEFLAPCGESLKKNALRSRSASASHTPPCLPRDAMVNANEL; translated from the exons atggatcccgccgccgccggcgcgggCTCGTGGGACACGGAGCTCGCGTGGCACCTCCTCACCGTGCTCCTCCGCAtcggccgccccgccgccgccgccgagctcgccgCCGTGGCGTCGACGTCGGCGGCGGGCGCCATGACGCCGCAGCACGTCGAGCGGCTGTGCCACGCCCCGGGATCGCCGCTCCGCTCCTCCGGCGGCACGGTGACTGTTTCGGGGACGGCCGTCGTGGCGTTTCTGAGGTTCCTGGGGTGGGATGTGCCGGCGGTCCCGAGGGCGAGGCTGAGGCCCTCCGACTTGAGGAGCTGGTGCGCGGAGATGCCGATTAAGTATGAGCGCAAGCGGAAGGCTCCCGACGCGGACCGCTTCGGCGTGAAGAGGCGCCTCCTGATGGAGGCCGATGCAG ATTTTGTAGAACTCGAGCAGCAGCTGCCGATTGTGCCAAGTTGTTCCTCAGTTGCTGCTGGAGAG GTACACCTGGAGGTTATGCAAGATAGGCTTCCTCTAGTTTCCAACATTGCTAAAATTGGTACACCTTGTCTTCAACCTAAACTTAATCAGTCTCTTGGAGTCAGCAATGACAATCTTCTTGGGAACATGACATCTACACTGACATGGAAGGAGTTGTCCGTTCGTCCATTTAGTGATATTCCTTCCCTCTGCGCTGAGAAATCAGAGAACATCCATGCAGCAGTTAATGAAATTAGTAGGATTGGTGAACTGGAAGGAGCACTTTCATATTACAATTGCCGAGTAGAGGATAGTGAGGATCTGGAAAAGAAGTCTAGCCCCCTTCCTATGATAGTGGAGGTGCCTTTAGTTGGAGATACAAAAATTTGGCTTGATGAGGATCTAAATCTTTTTCACACAAGACCATGCAGTCCATCTCTCAATTGTGATACACAGTTAGTAGACAGTATAGTAAGAACCAGTGTGATGCCTGACCAAGCAGCTGTACAAAATGACAGCCCAAATGCTGGACAGGGTGAGGAGATCCCATCTTGTGGTCAGGATGCTAATACTGGTGTTTTCCAGTCTGCTACATGCACCAAAGCAGAACCTCTACTACAGGAACCGATTCATGAAATGAACAAAAGCTCATGTCAACCATCTCTGGGCACAAAAGTTGACCCGGCGGCATTGCCGCTAGAAGCGACGAGCCATGATTGTATCAACAATGGAAAGTTGAACGTTGTTGCTGAAAATATCGATAGCACATACCTAAAGGACAGAGAGCAGCTACATAAGAAAGTGGGTACCATTTTTCCGAAGAAGGAGCAAGACAGAAAGATGGTGAAGCAACGGGAGAAGCGCAAGAAAAATGATGCCCTGCGCAAGGAAGATAAGGATCAACTTGCAGAAAATGCTCAAAAG GGCCATGCAGAGCCAAAACCACTGCCTAGCTTCAAGGATTTTGTCGTGGAAGAGGAGGAAGGGTCAG GAGGTTATGGGATCGTTTATAGGGCTCGGAGAAGCGCAGATGGAAAAGTATTTGCCATAAAAT GTCCTCGTGAGAAAGCTCATTCACATCACGTTGACAATGAACGAAAGATGTTGGAACGATTTGG AGGCAAGAGTTTTGTGATTAGATATGAAGGTTCTTTTAGGAGTGGTGAACTAGACTGCTTTGTTCTAGAACACGTTAAGCATGACAGACCAGAG AttctcaaaagagaaataaatGTCTTTGAGTTGCAGTGGTATGGGTATTGTCTGTTCAAAGCTCTTTCAAGCTTGCATAAACAG GGAATAGTGCATAGAGATGTGAAACCTGGAAACTTCCTCTTCTCTCGTGACCAGACAAAGGGATATCTTGTTGACTTCAACTTAGCAAGT GATCTTCACCATAAGTTCTTGAAAAACA GTAAATCTGAGACAATGTCATGTGGGAAGGATACCGCATCTCAATCTTCGTTGAAATCTGCTCTAGTGATTCATGCCAAAGAAGCAGCAGCCGACTCAAAACAACCTCTTGGGCCCAAGAGGAAAAGATCAAATAAAATCCCTGTAGGCAGTGATCCTAGGATTGACAATAAAAGTAGGCATGGTAGCCAAGCTGCTGATGGATCTGGTGTAACCTCCGCCAAGGATCCTACAAGCGCGAAAACACCATTAGACAGGTTAAAGCAGCCAATGCCTTACAGAGGGCGGAAGGAATTAATGAGCTTCTTGCAGGAGGCAATGGACAGTCCCAAACAAAATATACCGGCAGCTCCAGTTTCCCAAAGGAAGAGGGTTGCTGCTCCTGTGGGTAGTGTCGATCGGAAGTTATTTGTACTTACTCCAATGCCCCTGCGTTGTGATGGTAATGCTGTTGCCGGTTCTGGGACGATTAACAGCAAAG GAAATGGAAAGCAGCGAAGAGAAGGTCCATGTGTTGGAACTAAAGGATTCCGAGCTCCAGAG GTTCTTTTGAGATCTTCTCATCAGAGTTGCAAAGTTGATGTCTGGTCGGCTGGGGTGACACTCCTGTACTTCATAATCGGCAAGGCACCTTTCGGCGGAGATCCTGAACA GAACATGAAAGAAATAGCGAAGATCAGAGGCAACGAAGAATTATGGGAAGTAGCAAAACTGCACAACTGCGAGTCCTCGTACCCACAG GAGCTATTTGATGTCAAATTGCAGCAGTCGGTGGATCTCAGGGAGTGGTGCGTCGCCAACGCCCGCAGGCCGGAGCTCCTCGAGCAGGTCCCCGACTCGCTGTTTGATCTCGTGGACAAGTGCCTGGCGGTTAACCCCAGGTGCAGGATCACGTCGGAGGATGCTCTGTCGCATGAGTTTTTGGCGCCGTGCGGTGAAAGCCTCAAGAAGAATGCGCTTAGGAGTAGGTCAGCATCAGCTTCTCACACTCCTCCATGCTTGCCTCGAGATGCCATGGTTAACGCCAACGAGTTGTAG